The genome window TAGAGTTATTGTAATGGATGATGGAAAAATAGTGTTAGATGGTACTCCTAAAGAAGTATTTAAAGAAATTGAGCTTTTAAAAAAGATTGGCCTTAGTGTGCCCCAAGTTACAGAGTTGGCATACCAATTGAAGAGAGAAGGCTTTGACGTCCCTTTAGATATTTTAACAGTAGAAGAAATGGTGGAATTTTTATGCCGATAAAAGTAGAAAATTTAAGCTTTGTGTATAATGAAGGGACGCCATACGCTACTGTTGCTTTAAATGACGTTACTTTTGAAATCCAGGATGAAGAGTTCGTGGGAATCATTGGGCACACAGGGTCGGGCAAATCTACGTTAATACAGCATTTAAATGGGCTTTTAAGACCCACTTCAGGGAAAATATATATAAATGGAGTAGATATAACAGACAAAAAAGTCAGTTTGAAAGAGGTACGAAAAGAAGTAGGATTAGTTTTTCAATACCCTGAATATCAACTTTTTGAAGAAACTATTTTTAAAGATATAGCCTTTGGTCCTATTAATTTGGGACTTAGCGAAGAAGAAATTGAAAAAAGAGTATATGAAGCAATGGATATTGTTGGAATCAGTAGAGAATTAGCAGACAAATCACCTTTTGAAGTATCAGGTGGCCAAAAACGTAGAATTGCGATAGCAGGAATACTGGCGATGAAGCCTAAAATTTTGATACTAGATGAACCTACTGCAGGCCTTGATCCAAAGGGGAAGGAAGAGATTTTAAACAAAATTAAAGAAATTCATGATAAATATAAGATGATAACAATTTTGGTATCCCATAGCATGGAAGATATAGCTAGATTTGCAGATAAAATAATAGTGATGAACAAAGGAAGAATAGAAATTATTGGGACTCCAAGGGACGTATTTAGAAAAGTTGAAAAATTAGAAAAGATGGGATTAGGGGTACCACAAATAACTTATCTCGCAAGAGAATTACAAAAAAAAGGCGTAGCAATTCCAGAAGATATATTAACAATTGAAGAAGCAAAGGAATATATAATTCGTTATCTCAGGGGGACTAAAAATGTTTAGAAATATAACTATTGGTCAATATATCCCTGGTGATTCGGCAGTTCATAAGTTGGATCCGAGAATCAAAATAATTATCACTTTTATATTTATAGTGGCCATATTCTTTATAAATAAACTTTCAGGTTACCTTTTAGCGGTTCTTTACCTTTATTTGATAATAGCAATTTCTAAAATCCCTTTTAGCTATATTTTAAAAGGATTAAGACCAGTTATTATAATTCTTTTACTGACGGTGAGCTTAAATATGTTTTTTACCCCTGGGGGAACGATATTATATACTTTAGGACCCTTGAAAATTACTACTAATGGGTTGCGGTTAGCTGTATTTATGGGGTTAAGACTCATATTTTTGATTATCGGTACTTCACTACTTACTTTAACTACTTCTCCTATCTCGTTGACAGATGGAATAGAGCATATTTTAAAACCCTTTAGTCGTATAGGTGTACCTGCTCATGAATTAGCAATGATGATGACAATTGCTTTAAGATTTATACCTACATTAATAGAAGAAGCAGAAAAAATTATGAAAGCTCAAATGGCAAGAGGAGCCGATTTTGAAAGTGGTAATATAGTAAAAAGGGCAAAAGGACTAGTGCCTCTTTTAGTACCTCTATTTATTAGTGCTTTTAGAAGAGCTGACGAATTAGCAGTTGCCATGGAATCTCGGTGCTATAGAGGCGGGCAAAATAGAACGCGAATGAAACAGCTTAAAATCCAACCGAGAGATTATCAAGCTTTAGCTGTGACCTTGATAATGGTATTGCTAATTGTATGGAATAGAGGTTGGACGTGGTAAAAATGAGGAACATAATGATTGTAGTAGAATATGACGGGACCAATTATCACGGTTGGCAATACCAAAAGAATGCAGTAACAGTTCAGGAAGTATTGCAAAAAGCAATAAAGAAGGTAACAGGAGAAAAAGTTAATTTAATAGGTGCGAGTAGAACTGATACAGGTGTCCATGCTCTATATCAAGTAGCTAACTTTAAAACTAATACTAAAATACCTGCAGAAAAGTTGCCCTATGCTCTAAACAGTGTATTACCCGATGATATAGTAGTTGTCCAAGCAAAGGATGTGGAAGACTCTTTTCACGCTCGATATAGTGCAAAAAGGAAAAGATACAAATACATTATTCTCAATAGGAAATTTCAAATGCCTACAATGAGAAATTATTGTTGGCATATAGATTATCCTTTAAATATAGAAAAAATGAAGAAAGCTGCTTCTTACCTAATTGGGACTCACGATTTTTCTGCTTTTAAAGCTTCAGGCAGCAGTAAAACAAGTACCATAAGGACAGTGTATGATTTAACTATTGAAAAAAATGAAGATTTTATCAACATTGAAATAGAAGCTAATGGTTTTTTGTATAACATGGTGCGAATAATTGTAGGAACACTAGTTTATGTAGGTCTTGGCAAAATAAAAGAAGACCAAGTTTATGATATTTTAAAATCAAAAGACAGAACAAAAGCGGGCATAACTGCCCCGCCACAAGGATTGTATTTAATAAAAATTATCTATTGACAGTTGCAGTTCTGTGAATTAAAATAATATTATGTGAAATTGTGCCCTATGCTGGAAATTTACCACGGATAAGGAGGTTATATAGAAGATGAAATCATATATGGCTAAACCTGAAGATGTCGAAAGAAAATGGTTTGTTATAGATGCTGAAGGTAAAGTCTTAGGAAGACTGGCAAGCCAAATTGCTAAAATACTAATGGGTAAACACAAACCAACTTATACACCTCATGTAGATACAGGAGATTTTGTGATAGTTTTGAATGCTGAAAAAATTATATTGACAGGCAATAAATTAGAAGATAAATATTACAAATATTATACAGGGTATCCAGGAGGATTAAAAGAAGTTCAGTATAAAAAATTAATGCAGACAAAACCTGAGTTTGTAATATACCACGCTGTAAAAGGCATGTTGCCTAAAAACAGACTTGGTCGCAGAATGATTAAAAGATTGAAAGTATATAGGGGTTCTGAGCATAAGCATCAAGCTCAAAAGCCTGAAAAATTAGACATAGAGTGAAAGGAGGATATCCTATGGCAACAGTACAATATTACGGGACAGGAAGAAGAAAAGAAGCTGTAGCAAGAGTAAGGCTTATGCCTGGAAAGGGAAATATAATAATTAATAATAAACCTCTGGATGAGTATTTTACATTAGATACTTTAAAGTATACTGTTAAGCAACCTTTAATTTTAACAGAGACAATAGACAAGTTCGATGTATACGCAAAGGTATCCGGAGGAGGATTTACAGGTCAAGCGGGAGCAGTGAGACTTGGTATTGCTCGTGCATTAGTAAAAGCTGATAGTGAATTAAGACCTATTTTGAAGAAAGCTGGATTCTTGACAAGAGACCCAAGAATGAAAGAGAGAAGAAAATACGGTCTCAAAAAAGCAAGAAAAGCTCCACAATTTTCAAAGAGATAAAAGAGCCTTTGGCTCTTTTTTATTATGTAAAAACAGCACGAACAATCGTAACATAGAGAATTACTTAGTATTCTAAAGATAT of Thermoanaerobacter uzonensis DSM 18761 contains these proteins:
- the truA gene encoding tRNA pseudouridine(38-40) synthase TruA, which encodes MRNIMIVVEYDGTNYHGWQYQKNAVTVQEVLQKAIKKVTGEKVNLIGASRTDTGVHALYQVANFKTNTKIPAEKLPYALNSVLPDDIVVVQAKDVEDSFHARYSAKRKRYKYIILNRKFQMPTMRNYCWHIDYPLNIEKMKKAASYLIGTHDFSAFKASGSSKTSTIRTVYDLTIEKNEDFINIEIEANGFLYNMVRIIVGTLVYVGLGKIKEDQVYDILKSKDRTKAGITAPPQGLYLIKIIY
- a CDS encoding energy-coupling factor transporter ATPase, encoding MPIKVENLSFVYNEGTPYATVALNDVTFEIQDEEFVGIIGHTGSGKSTLIQHLNGLLRPTSGKIYINGVDITDKKVSLKEVRKEVGLVFQYPEYQLFEETIFKDIAFGPINLGLSEEEIEKRVYEAMDIVGISRELADKSPFEVSGGQKRRIAIAGILAMKPKILILDEPTAGLDPKGKEEILNKIKEIHDKYKMITILVSHSMEDIARFADKIIVMNKGRIEIIGTPRDVFRKVEKLEKMGLGVPQITYLARELQKKGVAIPEDILTIEEAKEYIIRYLRGTKNV
- the rplM gene encoding 50S ribosomal protein L13, whose product is MKSYMAKPEDVERKWFVIDAEGKVLGRLASQIAKILMGKHKPTYTPHVDTGDFVIVLNAEKIILTGNKLEDKYYKYYTGYPGGLKEVQYKKLMQTKPEFVIYHAVKGMLPKNRLGRRMIKRLKVYRGSEHKHQAQKPEKLDIE
- a CDS encoding energy-coupling factor transporter transmembrane component T family protein codes for the protein MFRNITIGQYIPGDSAVHKLDPRIKIIITFIFIVAIFFINKLSGYLLAVLYLYLIIAISKIPFSYILKGLRPVIIILLLTVSLNMFFTPGGTILYTLGPLKITTNGLRLAVFMGLRLIFLIIGTSLLTLTTSPISLTDGIEHILKPFSRIGVPAHELAMMMTIALRFIPTLIEEAEKIMKAQMARGADFESGNIVKRAKGLVPLLVPLFISAFRRADELAVAMESRCYRGGQNRTRMKQLKIQPRDYQALAVTLIMVLLIVWNRGWTW
- the rpsI gene encoding 30S ribosomal protein S9, producing MATVQYYGTGRRKEAVARVRLMPGKGNIIINNKPLDEYFTLDTLKYTVKQPLILTETIDKFDVYAKVSGGGFTGQAGAVRLGIARALVKADSELRPILKKAGFLTRDPRMKERRKYGLKKARKAPQFSKR